The genomic DNA CTCGGGATTCTCAGCGCAGAGCCTGTGGAGGATCCCGACCTCAGTTCCTATTATGAACTCATTCGCACCGCTGGCTCTGGCATGCTTCAGCATCCCCGATGTGCTGTACACTCCATCCGCCATATCTATTACCTCTGGCCTGCACTCAGGATGGACCAGAAGCTCAGCATCAGGATGCTTTTTCCTGGCCTCCGAGACATCAGATGCGGTATACCTGTCGTGGACGTAGCAGTATCCGTCCCAAGGGATTATCCTCTTATCGGTATGCCGGGCGACGTAAGCTGCGAGGTTCCTGTCCGGTATGAACAAAATCTCGTCAGCATCCAGTGCATTCACGACCTGCACACCATTTGCGGATGTGCAGCAAATATCACTCTCCGCCTTGACATCAGCTGAGGAATTGACATAACAGACCACTGCAGCATCAGGGTGCTTCTCCCTCAGCGATCTGACATCATGTGGTGAGATCATCTGCGCCATCGGGCAGCAGGCACTTGTGTCCGGATGTATCACGATCTTCTCTGGAGAGAGTATTGCTGCGGTCTCCGCCATGAAGTCCACGCCGCAGAAGACGAGTACCTTGCAGTCGATTGTGGCAGCGGCCCTGCTCAGCTCCAGGGAGTCGCCGGTCAGATCCGCGATGTCCTGCACGTCACCCGGCTGGTAGTTGTGCGCGAGTATGATGGCATTCCTTTCAGATTTCAGCCGCAAGATCTCCTTCTCAAACATAATAGTCCGGATCTGGTGATAGGTCATTGTTTAAAAATCTGCTGTCAACCCCTACATGCAGCGTCCTGGTACTTCATGTATAAAATGCCGAGTGGTGCTCTGCAGTCTCCGATCAGACATGTCCGAATAAGAGCTTAAGCCAGAAGCCGGGCCTTACTGCTTTTGGATGTTCTGAGACACTAATCCTTATTCGGACAGGTCCCTCCGATCAAGGGCAAGGTACTAATAATTGGTCGTACCTCTCTGCATTGAGGGCCCGTGGTCTAGGTGGTTATGACATCGCCTTCACACGGCGGGGATCACGCGTTCGAATCGCGTCGGGCCCACTGCCCACAAAGCTCTTCTCGAAATACATCAGAAATGCACTTTCATAGTGCTGGGGTGCAAGGGGTAGCTGATACCCCGTTCTTCGGGACGGGGAGGAGCGTACTCCACACGGTAGACGAAATCTTTACGCTGAATATTATCTCCTGAAATCTTCTCCGACCTAACAAGACACTCTTTACGGAGAAACGGTTTCGAGCAGGAATGACGAGAGGCATCTCAGAGCACTCTGAATCCGCAGCAATGCGGAAGCTGAAACCTGCATTTGAGGCTAGGAGTGTCTCTCCGGGTCGCTGCTCTTCGGAGCTCTATTTGTAAAGCCGTCGAATCCTATCGACGGAGCCGAGGCCCAGTAGAAGAATCATGTTTGAGTATCCACATGGCGCCAGCTCTCCTCCGCACGCTGGATTATGAGTGCGCCAGAGGTAGAAGATTCCGCATGGCGCCAGGGACAAGCTCCGATCTTCAGGCAGGAGTAGTTGACTGAAGGCTCATCCGTGTGATTCGGCGGGCTGATGAGCTTGAATAAAGAGGCGAAGACGTTTGATGTTAGGGTAATCCGAGATCGATACTCAAACGATTCAACCACATGAGCCCCTGTGGTTGGGATGTACGCAGGAGAGAGACTTGAAGTGGTGGCGCTTCCGCCTACTTCAGACCTCTCCGCATCGCCTCGAGCTTTTTTATACTGGAGTAGTAGCCAGCTGCCAGGAATATCCCAGCAGCCAGGAGGAGGACAAAGAAGTAGCCGAGTATCTGTGGAGCGTCATTTCTGTAGAATCCCACCTCGACGATGGATTCCCTCTCGAGCCTCCAGACAACAACTGTGCGGTTCTCATGGAAGATCTCATACGGCTCAGGTCTTGGAATGCCAAGAGCCCTGGCGCCAGTTGTGTAACCCTCCGGAATCGCGACAACGACAGTTCCGTTGAGAACGATTGGAGATATAAACTGCTGTCCCCTCAATGGCGCCTCGTATCTCAAAATGCCTGATACCGGGGAGTCAGCAGTGATCCTGTACCTGTAAACACCCCTCCAGAAGCTCTCCTCCACGCTGCATCTTGCAGTATGCGAATTGTGGATCACAGATATGTTCTCAATTCTGGCTATCGCCGTGATGTTGAAGATCTTTCCGGATACAGGCTGCTCTATCACAGCTTTTCCTTCAGCCAGATCGATGACCGTAGCATTGTTCAGCTCAATGGACCGTGAGCCGGAGGTGAGGATGAGAAGAGACAGGGCAAGCGCGAAAAGCACTGTGCGATCGAGGCGGGATGATGAACATCGTGACCTGGTATGATCACCCTGATCCAGTGCTGTGTATCCTGAAGACCTCACCCTCATCGATATCTATCCTGCATCTGAGGATCCTCTGGGCCGTCCAGATGTTTGTTCTGGTGTGGCTTGAGATCTCACGTGTCGTGTACTCACCGCCAGCGAGCGCGATGTACGGTATGAGCTGATCCGCGAGATGAACATCAACCGATGCTTTGGATTTTAACTCATCAATAAGAGCTTTCGCAGCCTCCCTTCCGACATCCTCTGCACGCACGCCTCTCTCGCCGAGCGCGCTCGATCCCCTGAACCCGGACCAGAGCGTTATCCCGCTGCCAGGAGACGACGAGCTCATGGTCTGGATATCTATTCTTGCATCGTACCCTTTTTCCTTTAGCAGCTCGAGTGCAGCATCAGCCTGACGCCTTGCCACATGCTCCGGGAGGGAGCCACAGTGTGATATCCCACAGATACCCTCTTCGATTAGTTCCAGCCTGGCGGGCCTGAGCCTGGACGGCCTGGTGCTCAGCACCACCACCCCTCCCCCTCTCGGATAGTATCCGCGCCGCTCGCACCTGAATGTGGCAGTGACTCCAAAAAGATGCATCGCTGGAAGTGCCACATGCTCCAGGTAGTCAACAGTCGGGCTCCATCTGACGTCTGTGCCGCCCCTGACCGTTACTGTCACAGGTCCCTCAGCTGCAGTGAGCGCCGGAAGCAGGCACTGTATCAGGAGTGTGACGCTTCCCGCAGTGCCTATATCCACATCATAGCTTCCTGCAGATATCCTGCCCGGGATGAACTCTATCTCCTCAGATCCGAGATGCACTCCTCGCGTCTCAGCCCTAGATATCTGCGCCAGGGCCTCGATTGCCCTGACATGCTGCGCTGCAAGCCCGGGCCTTGGCCTGTTACGGCGGATGTTCTTTATTCTGACGGGAATGCCGGTGAGGGTGGAGAGAGCCACAGATGTCCTCACGATCTGGCCGCCGCCCTCACCATACGAGCCATCGATCTCTATCATCTGCGGCTTATTCATCTCACTGCTTCTTCATACTCTCGCAGAAACTCGTCGCAGAGATCCGCAATCCGGGCGGATGCATCTCTGATAACATCAAGAGGATCCACGCCCCTCGTCTTTAGCCTGAAGACTGGGTTGTCCATTATCGGAAACTTCGCGTCGTAGGTGGCTATCACAACCCTCTCATCCTCAAGTAGCTCGCTTCTCAGGAGGTTGAGCAGCGTGTGCCGCTCCCCTTCAAACTCTATCCTGAGCTCATCCTCAGTCTTCTTCAGAACCTTCAGATTCAATGCATGCCCCCTAAACAAGACCTGTGCCGTAGTAGGTGCTCAGCTTTCTCATCTCAGTGCGCTTGCATTCAGGACATTCCAAACGGCTGTCTTTTTTTACAAGAGGTGTCGTGCAGCTGCTGCAGTAAGCCTTTATCACTCCCATATCATCTGGCTCGGTCGAGAGCCGCATCTGTCTCGCATCTATCACTTTCGCCCTGACGATATCCCTCAGGCCGAACATCTGCTTCAGGTCCTTGACATATGAGCTCTTCACGTTTGATATGTGTATGGTTGCGTCCAGCTCCGGAAGCGGCCTGGATTCGTAGCCCTTCTTGAATGCGAGCGCCAGTATCACGAGATTCTCTTTTATATCAACAACCTCTCCGACGACGATATCCCCGTTCTCCACTCTGGGCAGGGCGTTGCTTCTCGGTATCACACTCACAAGGCGGCTCTCGGGGTCGATATCGACCACACCGGTGGTTGAGGCATATATGTTGCCCCCGAATACATATGTATCGTGCCCAGGGACGAACTCCTCAGCCGAGCCTATCCTGTCGCCTGGAAGGACCAGGGCACCATCCATCTGCTTATACTTGAGTTCCTCGGTTGTGCCTGACATCTGACCACTGCTTGC from Methanothrix thermoacetophila PT includes the following:
- a CDS encoding DNA-directed RNA polymerase subunit L; this translates as MNLKVLKKTEDELRIEFEGERHTLLNLLRSELLEDERVVIATYDAKFPIMDNPVFRLKTRGVDPLDVIRDASARIADLCDEFLREYEEAVR
- a CDS encoding exosome complex RNA-binding protein Csl4; amino-acid sequence: MSGTTEELKYKQMDGALVLPGDRIGSAEEFVPGHDTYVFGGNIYASTTGVVDIDPESRLVSVIPRSNALPRVENGDIVVGEVVDIKENLVILALAFKKGYESRPLPELDATIHISNVKSSYVKDLKQMFGLRDIVRAKVIDARQMRLSTEPDDMGVIKAYCSSCTTPLVKKDSRLECPECKRTEMRKLSTYYGTGLV
- the nadA gene encoding quinolinate synthase NadA, which encodes MTYHQIRTIMFEKEILRLKSERNAIILAHNYQPGDVQDIADLTGDSLELSRAAATIDCKVLVFCGVDFMAETAAILSPEKIVIHPDTSACCPMAQMISPHDVRSLREKHPDAAVVCYVNSSADVKAESDICCTSANGVQVVNALDADEILFIPDRNLAAYVARHTDKRIIPWDGYCYVHDRYTASDVSEARKKHPDAELLVHPECRPEVIDMADGVYSTSGMLKHARASGANEFIIGTEVGILHRLCAENPEKMFYPLSSGAVCEDMKKISLKKVLRALETLSPRVEVPQTTAVRARRAIERMLAV
- a CDS encoding DUF5803 family protein, with the translated sequence MLFALALSLLILTSGSRSIELNNATVIDLAEGKAVIEQPVSGKIFNITAIARIENISVIHNSHTARCSVEESFWRGVYRYRITADSPVSGILRYEAPLRGQQFISPIVLNGTVVVAIPEGYTTGARALGIPRPEPYEIFHENRTVVVWRLERESIVEVGFYRNDAPQILGYFFVLLLAAGIFLAAGYYSSIKKLEAMRRGLK
- the rtcA gene encoding RNA 3'-terminal phosphate cyclase; the protein is MIEIDGSYGEGGGQIVRTSVALSTLTGIPVRIKNIRRNRPRPGLAAQHVRAIEALAQISRAETRGVHLGSEEIEFIPGRISAGSYDVDIGTAGSVTLLIQCLLPALTAAEGPVTVTVRGGTDVRWSPTVDYLEHVALPAMHLFGVTATFRCERRGYYPRGGGVVVLSTRPSRLRPARLELIEEGICGISHCGSLPEHVARRQADAALELLKEKGYDARIDIQTMSSSSPGSGITLWSGFRGSSALGERGVRAEDVGREAAKALIDELKSKASVDVHLADQLIPYIALAGGEYTTREISSHTRTNIWTAQRILRCRIDIDEGEVFRIHSTGSG